In Desulfosudis oleivorans Hxd3, the DNA window AGATCAACGATTCGCCGAAGTAGTTGGGGTGCCGGCTGTATTTCCATAAATACCGGTTCATGATCTTTCCCCGGTTGGCCGGGTCAGCCAGGAACCTGGCCAACTGCCAGTCCGCGGCTGATTCGATGAGAATGCCGGCGGTCCATATGGCAACGCCCAGGCAGTCCGTCCAGGTCAGTGCGGCCGGGGTGGCGGCCACCTGGCCGTATTGAACCCCCAGGGCGATGGTCCATTGGAACAATGCCTGCACCAGGAACACCTTGTACAGGCTCACCCACCAGAAGCTGTTCCCGTGCTGCGCCCGCCACGCCGCATACCGCGGGTCCTCGCCTTTGCCCCGGTTTCGCACCGACAGGTGAATAAACAGCCGCAGGCCCCAGATGGTGACCATGGCCACGATCATGGCCTTGCGAAACAGGACCCCGTCCGCGCGGAAAAAGGTCAGCCAGGCGATCAGCACAAAGCCCAGTCCCCACAGGGAGTCGGCGATGGTGACATTTTTTTTTGCCAGGCTGAAAACCCACCCGGCCCCCATCAGGCCTGTGGCGGCAGCCAGGTTGACCAGGAAAATATCGACAAAGACATCCATCATCGCACCTCCTCGTGTTTATGCTGAAGCCTTGCCGGCTGAAGCCAGCGGATCGACAAAGGGCTCTCCGGCCAGTCGGCGCTGGATCTGCCGGTGAATCTGCTGATGCACCTCCCGTGTCAGCGGATAGCGCCAGGCAACGGCCATGGCGACAAGATTGCACAAACAGGGGACCAGGGTATAGAGAACGCGAAGGGTGGTCACCACGGCCGGGGATTGGTTTATGGTGGGATCATACCCGGAAACACCCAAAAGTGCCAGCCCCGCTCCCACCCCAACGGCCGCGGCCAGCTTTTTTGCCACGGACCAGAACCCGATATAGACCCCTTCCCGGCGAAGGCCGGTCTGGAGCTGGTCGTAATCAATGACATCCGCCTGCATGGCCGAAGGAATGGCCAGGCTGGCGCCGAACCCCATGCCGGAAATTGCCACCAGAACGCCGTAGGCCCACTCGTCCCCCGGCCCCAGGAAAAAGACACCGAAAAAGGCGCCGGTGTTGACCGCCATGGCGGCCAGCCACATGTTCTTTTTTTCAAACCGTTTGGCCCCGGCCACCCACAACGGCAGCAGCAGGATGCCGGTGACAAAATATATAAGCAGAAAAAGATCGGCCCTGGGCGAGTGCAGCACATACTCCACGTAATAAAGGATCAGGGTGGCCGGCAGGTTGCTGCCGATGGCGCTGATGGTATAACTGATCAGCAGAATACGGAACGGCCTGTTTTGCAGGCTGGATGCCATGCCGGAAAAAAAGGGGGCCGCGGTTTCGGGCCGCACTGTCGTTCGTTCCCGGAAAGACAAGACGCACCAGGCGGCACTGGCAAGAATCAGGGGGCCGTAGAGCAGGGAAAGCACATGAAACACTTCACGGAAATCCTCCGCGGTTTCCCCGATATGCCACAGGGCCTTGACAATGGCAGGGGAGGCGGCCGCGACCAGGGTGCCGGCGATCAGCGCGCCGTCCCGCATGCCGAACAGGGCGGTCCTTTCATTATAGTCATAGGTCAGTTCCGGTCCCAGGGATTCATACGGGACAATGATGACGGTCCAGAAGAGAAACAGGGCCGCCACCATCACGGCAAACCAGGCGGTTGCCGCCGCGGTTCCCAGGCCGGCCGGCGGGTTGAAAAGCAGGGCCATGGCGGCCACGGTCAGCACGGCACCGGCGGCAATCAGGGGCCGGCGCCGGCCAAAGGGGGTTTTGAGCCGGTCGGAAATATATCCCATGGCCGGATCGGTAACGGCGTCAAACAACCGGACCAGCAGCAGAATCAGGCCCAGGGCGCCGATGGGAACCCCTATCACGTCGGTGTAAAATTTCGGAATATAGACATAGACAGGGATTCCCACCACGGCCAGGGAAAAGGCCGGCCCTGAATAGGCCAGTTTCCGGGTAACGGTGAGATGTCTCACGGTGCCAGCCCTTTCAGCAGATCGTTGCGAAATCCCTTGTCAATGGGGTTTTCTCCGATCCAGATGGAAAAAAACGCACGTGAAAAGGCGGCGCCGGGAACCGTTCCCAGTGCCTGCCCGTTTAATGCCAGTTCTGTTCCGGATTCCGGAATGTAGGTGGCCGTATAACGGTCACCGGGCGCCACATCCCGGTAAAGGGCGTTCATCCGGTCGACAAGCGGGGCGAGACGCGCAAACTGATCCGGTGTCACGTTTTTTTCAATCATGGTGGTGGTGGCCGTTGCAAAATCTTCGGCCGGAATGGCGTGAAAATAGTGAAGCACCAGTTGCCGCGTCACATTCTCAAGCGCCCTGTCCGGGGGCAGGCCCGCTTCCAGGTAAAAGGCCCCGGCATAGGCTTTGATGACCACCAGGTATCGCAGAAGGCCCGCGCCCCGCAGGGTCAGGCGCTTTTCGCTGACGTAAACCGCTTTTTCAAAGTCAGCGCCATTGACCTGGGCGCCGTAAAGACCGGTGGTAAAACAAAAGATAAGCACCCAGGTCGTAACGAGCCGGTTGATAAACCGTTGTTTCGGCATGATGCGCATTGTCTTGCACTCCCCTGGTACAGAAATGTGTCTGTCAGGACTGAGACAGGACGCTGACCCCCACCGGTTGCGCTTTTTGGATAAAAATATTTTATTACAATTGTTTATACACAATTTACGCTTTGGTCAAGTCAGCGTGACATCTGCTATCTGTTTGAACAGTCTCAAATAGCAACTTGCATGCCAGATCATGAAATATCCGGGCTGGTGTCTTGATCCGGATTGCTTTTTTGCCAAACAGTGTACCCCATGAGGGGGCATGTGCGCAAGCAGCCGGAAACAAATGAAAAATTCAACTTTGGAATGCCCCTGGAGCCCGGTGTCGCCGGCATGGCGGAGCAGGAAAAGTTTTTAAAATATGGCACCGATATTGCTTTTTATAATCAAAATGTTTAAATTGATTCAGGGGTTAAACCAAAACCGTTTAGCAAAGGAGGACGGATCATGGACGTTAAAGATTTTTGCAGTGGTTTGGAGCAGGAGCTGGTGGCATGGAAGGCCAAGCTGTTTGATGTGGTTGCAAAGGCCGACAGGCTCGGAAGCGCGGAAAGGGAGCGGGTGCTTGCCAATTTTAATGACATGAAAATTATTGTGCAGGACCTTGAAGAAAAGATCAACCAGCTCAAAACCGAGTGCCCGTCTGACTGGAGCCCCCAGAAAAAAGCCATTGAGAAGGGGCATGTGGACATGCGGTCAAAGTACGAGGAGGCAATGGAGTTTATCGGGAAAGCAGCCCCGGTTTCCATCCCGGGTTAAGGCCTGAACAGAAAATTGATTTTGTAAAAAGAGCGGTGCCGGCACCGCTCTTTTTTTTATGCACAAACCGCCATCTTCCTGTATCCACTGTCTAAAAGGCTCAGCCATCGCCCTTCATTGAACCGCAATAAACCCACGCCGGTTGTAAATAACCCAACCCACTCACCTGCCGGTTGGGCAAAATTTTCTATTGACACAGTTCTCTTCGTCCGGTAATGTAGCGTCAGGTCTGTTTATCAATATATTTTGATATTGTTATAAATGCATATAATTAAATACTTAAAAGCTATTTCAGACGAAACCCGGCTGCGGCTGCTCTTTC includes these proteins:
- a CDS encoding DUF1295 domain-containing protein, translated to MMDVFVDIFLVNLAAATGLMGAGWVFSLAKKNVTIADSLWGLGFVLIAWLTFFRADGVLFRKAMIVAMVTIWGLRLFIHLSVRNRGKGEDPRYAAWRAQHGNSFWWVSLYKVFLVQALFQWTIALGVQYGQVAATPAALTWTDCLGVAIWTAGILIESAADWQLARFLADPANRGKIMNRYLWKYSRHPNYFGESLIWWGLFVVVLSVPWGAWTIISPALITFTLLRLTGVTLMEQTIFKDNPDYQEYVRKTSSFILWFPKK
- a CDS encoding MFS transporter; protein product: MRHLTVTRKLAYSGPAFSLAVVGIPVYVYIPKFYTDVIGVPIGALGLILLLVRLFDAVTDPAMGYISDRLKTPFGRRRPLIAAGAVLTVAAMALLFNPPAGLGTAAATAWFAVMVAALFLFWTVIIVPYESLGPELTYDYNERTALFGMRDGALIAGTLVAAASPAIVKALWHIGETAEDFREVFHVLSLLYGPLILASAAWCVLSFRERTTVRPETAAPFFSGMASSLQNRPFRILLISYTISAIGSNLPATLILYYVEYVLHSPRADLFLLIYFVTGILLLPLWVAGAKRFEKKNMWLAAMAVNTGAFFGVFFLGPGDEWAYGVLVAISGMGFGASLAIPSAMQADVIDYDQLQTGLRREGVYIGFWSVAKKLAAAVGVGAGLALLGVSGYDPTINQSPAVVTTLRVLYTLVPCLCNLVAMAVAWRYPLTREVHQQIHRQIQRRLAGEPFVDPLASAGKASA
- a CDS encoding chalcone isomerase family protein, with translation MRIMPKQRFINRLVTTWVLIFCFTTGLYGAQVNGADFEKAVYVSEKRLTLRGAGLLRYLVVIKAYAGAFYLEAGLPPDRALENVTRQLVLHYFHAIPAEDFATATTTMIEKNVTPDQFARLAPLVDRMNALYRDVAPGDRYTATYIPESGTELALNGQALGTVPGAAFSRAFFSIWIGENPIDKGFRNDLLKGLAP